The genome window TCAGCCCAATCACCCACAGGTACCATGACCGCTTCTTGTCGCATTTTGAACTGGCGACTTTTAGTAAAGTGTAAACATCGTTCCCAGGCATCCCGAAACCGGTTTGGCCATTTGCCAGGATAGCAGTTCTTTTTGTGCCAAATGTATTCTTCTACCCAGAGCCATCCTGCTTTTTTGAGAGCCAGGATTAATTCTAGTACGTACGTGTGACGCTCGCCGTTTTCGACTCTCTCTTTAATGTTTAGAACAAAAGAACCGCTGGGTTTAAGTACGCGCCAGAATTGTTCGGCTTTTGGTAAAAACCATTCAACATAGGCTTCAGGAGCAACTCCACCATAGAGAGACTGGCGGCGGTCCGCGTAAGGGGGTGATGTGATAATTAAATCAAAAAAAGCATCGGGATAGTCTTGCAAAATTTCTGCACAGTCTCCACAGTGTACGCGGGCATCTATCATGTCAAGAATAACGGCGTAAAAA of Gloeomargarita sp. SKYB120 contains these proteins:
- a CDS encoding site-specific DNA-methyltransferase; this translates as MTNFYAVILDMIDARVHCGDCAEILQDYPDAFFDLIITSPPYADRRQSLYGGVAPEAYVEWFLPKAEQFWRVLKPSGSFVLNIKERVENGERHTYVLELILALKKAGWLWVEEYIWHKKNCYPGKWPNRFRDAWERCLHFTKSRQFKMRQEAVMVPVGDWAEKRLKRLGENDVVRFDSRVGSGFGKNIANWLGREYVYPTNVLTFATECSNKNHPAAFPKALPEWFIKLFTDPGDWVLDPFVGSGTTIAAAVPLGRHVVGIDLKPEYCELAKAAIPEQMVLLEPTGMYVCDG